A section of the Candidatus Paceibacterota bacterium genome encodes:
- a CDS encoding RpiB/LacA/LacB family sugar-phosphate isomerase encodes MRVAFDCDDAGLPLKQAILQHLLDLGIDAVDLNLVVRRKADYPDIGYNLAKRVAAKEFDRGILVCGTGLGMAMVANKVEGVFAGTCHDVYSAERLCKSNAAQVLTLGARVVGPELAKTIISAWIHSRFEGGRSAPKVERMKELERQEFARGAGGGESARDPQASA; translated from the coding sequence ATGCGAGTAGCGTTTGATTGTGATGACGCGGGCTTGCCGCTAAAGCAGGCGATCCTGCAGCACTTGCTGGACCTGGGGATTGACGCGGTGGATCTGAATCTGGTGGTGCGGCGCAAGGCCGATTATCCCGATATCGGCTACAACCTGGCCAAGCGCGTCGCGGCAAAGGAGTTTGACCGCGGCATTCTGGTTTGCGGGACCGGTTTAGGTATGGCGATGGTCGCTAACAAGGTTGAAGGGGTCTTTGCAGGAACCTGCCACGATGTCTACTCCGCCGAACGTCTCTGCAAGAGCAATGCCGCCCAGGTGCTCACCCTTGGCGCCCGCGTTGTCGGGCCGGAGTTGGCCAAGACGATTATCTCCGCCTGGATCCATTCTCGGTTCGAGGGTGGCCGTTCTGCGCCCAAGGTCGAACGAATGAAGGAACTCGAGCGGCAGGAATTCGCGCGGGGCGCTGGCGGGGGTGAATCAGCGCGGGACCCGCAGGCTTCGGCGTAG
- a CDS encoding MFS transporter, with the protein MADFGFCAHLNQRRVIIPPRQAPGLPPPAPPAGVGADERGLASSLRPRFPKWLRFFEPAPATVPLADPTAIRASYRLWQRRVLVSTIIGYAVFYFVRKNLSIAMPLLERDLGISKSGLGLFLTLHGVLYGVSKFANGFFGDRCNARAFMVVGLAVSALVNICFGLSSAVVTFGILWMLNGLFQGMGFPPCARLMTHWFPPRDFATKFSIWNTSHSIGAGLILVLCGSLLAPISWRACFLVPAGIALVCALYLWLTLPDTPASVGLPEVEGTRTELSERNTGADFRAFLFRSVFRNKYIWLVSIANFFVYTLRYGMLDWGPTLLTQAKHLSIGSAGWMVAAFEAAGVVGAMVSGWLTDRFFGGRAMRVGLIFMVLTVVSVLGFWKLAGQSLFWNTALLCTAGFFIYGPQCLIGIAAAKLATKHASASAVGLTGLFGYASTVLSGWGLGWLVDRHGWDAGFTGLIGVAVVGTVLFAMAWPAKAHGYAAEASEPHRLS; encoded by the coding sequence GTGGCCGACTTCGGCTTCTGCGCGCACCTCAACCAAAGGCGAGTCATAATCCCGCCGCGGCAAGCGCCCGGTCTGCCACCTCCCGCCCCCCCGGCTGGCGTGGGCGCGGACGAAAGAGGCCTGGCCTCATCCCTCCGCCCGCGTTTCCCCAAGTGGTTACGGTTTTTCGAGCCGGCGCCAGCCACCGTCCCTCTTGCTGATCCGACGGCCATTCGCGCCAGCTACCGTCTTTGGCAGCGGCGCGTGCTGGTCTCGACCATCATCGGCTACGCGGTCTTCTACTTCGTCCGGAAGAATCTCAGCATCGCCATGCCGCTGCTGGAGCGCGACCTCGGCATCTCGAAGTCCGGCCTTGGCCTGTTTCTCACCCTGCACGGGGTTCTCTATGGCGTTTCCAAGTTCGCTAACGGCTTCTTCGGCGACCGCTGCAACGCGCGCGCCTTCATGGTCGTCGGGCTGGCTGTTTCGGCGCTGGTGAACATCTGCTTCGGCCTCAGTTCTGCCGTGGTGACCTTTGGAATCCTCTGGATGCTCAACGGCTTGTTCCAGGGCATGGGCTTCCCGCCCTGCGCGCGGTTGATGACTCATTGGTTCCCGCCAAGGGACTTCGCCACCAAGTTCTCCATTTGGAACACCTCCCACTCCATCGGTGCCGGGCTGATTCTGGTGTTGTGCGGCTCCTTGCTGGCCCCGATTTCCTGGCGAGCTTGCTTCCTCGTCCCGGCGGGCATTGCTCTAGTTTGCGCCCTTTATCTGTGGCTGACCCTCCCCGACACGCCTGCGTCTGTTGGACTGCCGGAGGTGGAAGGGACCCGCACCGAATTGTCGGAACGGAACACCGGGGCCGACTTCAGGGCTTTCCTGTTCCGCTCCGTCTTTCGCAACAAGTACATTTGGCTCGTCTCGATCGCGAACTTCTTTGTCTATACCCTCCGCTATGGCATGCTCGACTGGGGGCCAACGCTGCTCACGCAAGCCAAGCACCTCAGCATCGGCAGCGCCGGCTGGATGGTCGCCGCCTTCGAAGCCGCCGGGGTGGTTGGCGCGATGGTCAGCGGCTGGTTGACCGACCGCTTCTTCGGTGGGCGCGCAATGCGGGTTGGTCTCATCTTTATGGTATTGACCGTTGTCTCCGTGCTGGGCTTCTGGAAGCTCGCCGGCCAATCCCTGTTCTGGAACACCGCGCTGCTATGTACCGCGGGGTTCTTCATCTATGGGCCGCAATGCCTTATCGGCATCGCTGCCGCCAAGCTCGCCACCAAACACGCCTCGGCCTCGGCTGTGGGCTTGACGGGCCTTTTCGGTTATGCCAGTACGGTCTTGTCGGGCTGGGGCTTGGGCTGGCTGGTCGACCGGCATGGTTGGGATGCGGGGTTCACGGGGTTGATTGGTGTTGCGGTAGTGGGGACAGTGCTGTTTGCCATGGCATGGCCGGCCAAAGCTCACGGCTACGCGGCTGAAGCAAGCGAGCCGCACCGGCTGTCCTGA
- a CDS encoding sugar-binding domain-containing protein, translating into MLNSYSDEQLRLAARLYYLDGLAQSEVARFVKISQAKVSRLLAAARERGIVRISVAEYEPRNQVIERALRKQFGLGTVVVIKTSVGATSADARRVVGHFAAPVVAALLPPKSVVAIAGGRTIRELIQLLPEDKERQLTVVQAMGSIDSSIGPEDALELARILARRSGGRFEALNTPAFVPDQKTRDTFRILPQIRYVHQQLTRANVAIVGVGTLTDSVFVARNVLSPHDLKELAGEGAVGEICGRFYDKHGKECVSRWRDRVLSIELEQLRRTPQVIGVVAGGDRSAAIAAAIRGGLLKALIIDEQAAQYLCGARRAAAPSRPDLRS; encoded by the coding sequence ATGCTGAATAGCTACTCAGACGAACAGTTGCGCCTTGCCGCCCGTCTCTATTATCTCGACGGGCTGGCACAGAGCGAAGTGGCGCGGTTCGTAAAGATTTCCCAGGCCAAAGTATCACGCTTGCTCGCGGCGGCTCGGGAGCGCGGCATCGTGCGCATTTCGGTGGCGGAATATGAGCCCCGCAACCAAGTGATCGAGCGCGCTCTCCGCAAACAATTCGGGCTTGGGACCGTAGTGGTCATCAAGACCTCCGTCGGGGCCACTAGCGCGGACGCCCGGCGTGTCGTCGGCCACTTTGCCGCCCCAGTTGTCGCTGCTCTCTTGCCACCAAAGTCTGTGGTTGCCATCGCCGGTGGACGCACTATCCGCGAACTGATTCAGCTCCTGCCGGAGGACAAGGAACGCCAATTGACCGTTGTTCAGGCTATGGGCAGCATTGATTCCTCCATCGGGCCGGAAGACGCCCTCGAGTTGGCGCGGATCTTGGCCCGGCGCAGCGGAGGCCGTTTCGAGGCTCTCAACACTCCGGCATTTGTCCCCGACCAGAAAACCCGGGATACATTTCGGATCCTCCCCCAAATCCGTTATGTTCACCAGCAGCTGACCCGGGCCAACGTCGCCATTGTCGGAGTCGGCACGCTGACGGATTCAGTCTTTGTGGCTCGCAACGTCCTTAGCCCGCACGATCTGAAGGAACTTGCTGGTGAGGGCGCGGTGGGGGAGATCTGCGGGCGATTCTATGACAAGCATGGCAAGGAGTGTGTTTCACGATGGCGTGACCGGGTTCTGAGCATTGAATTGGAGCAGCTTCGCAGAACTCCCCAGGTCATTGGCGTGGTGGCAGGAGGCGACCGCTCCGCCGCCATCGCCGCTGCCATCCGCGGGGGGTTGCTGAAGGCCCTCATTATTGACGAGCAGGCCGCCCAATATCTCTGTGGGGCGCGTCGAGCCGCGGCTCCCTCTCGTCCCGACCTTCGATCCTGA
- a CDS encoding sn-glycerol-1-phosphate dehydrogenase has translation MKEANKTLSLAEALNAARDTRCLEIGAGVKSAAARVFNQQFGKRPAVVVADVNTYRAAGRAVDEAFRAAGHAVRDPFIFRAPDLHAEHQFVTDLEQALRGHTAIPVAVGSGTINDLTKLASHRTGRLYMCVGTAASMDGYTAYGASITYQGSKQTFECPAPAAVLADLEVICAAPGDMNSWGYADLLAKVPAGADWILADALGIDPILPQPWAIVQGRLRELVADPVGVRRRHPGAIGRLVEGLMMGGFAMQAARSSRVASGAEHMFSHMWDMQHHTHDGHVPSHGFKVGIGTLATTALYERLLVKELEKLDVAQCCAAWPDEEAWVARARDLLGGGAVAELGEREMRAKYCSAAQLGEQLRLLKAAWHKLRERLGAQLLPLATLRQMLQDVGAPTEPEQIGITRERLRQTYWQASCIRRRYTVLDLAVRTRLLDTCLDEIFGPAGLWPTSASARTSTKGES, from the coding sequence ATGAAAGAAGCAAATAAGACTCTCTCCCTGGCCGAGGCGCTGAATGCCGCGCGTGATACGCGCTGCCTGGAGATTGGCGCGGGGGTCAAGAGCGCTGCGGCGCGCGTTTTCAATCAGCAGTTTGGCAAACGGCCGGCGGTGGTGGTGGCGGACGTGAATACGTATCGCGCGGCGGGGCGGGCGGTGGATGAGGCCTTCCGTGCGGCAGGGCATGCGGTTCGGGACCCTTTCATCTTTCGCGCTCCCGATCTCCATGCCGAACACCAGTTTGTGACGGACCTGGAGCAAGCGCTGCGCGGCCACACGGCGATTCCGGTTGCGGTGGGGTCTGGCACGATCAACGATCTGACCAAGCTTGCATCCCATCGCACGGGGCGCCTCTATATGTGCGTTGGCACAGCCGCCTCGATGGACGGCTATACCGCATACGGGGCTTCGATTACTTACCAGGGTTCGAAGCAGACGTTTGAGTGCCCGGCGCCGGCGGCAGTGTTGGCGGACCTGGAAGTGATTTGCGCCGCGCCGGGTGATATGAACTCGTGGGGATATGCGGATCTCCTGGCCAAGGTTCCCGCGGGTGCGGATTGGATTCTGGCCGATGCGTTGGGCATTGATCCGATTCTGCCGCAGCCCTGGGCGATTGTGCAAGGGCGGCTGCGGGAACTGGTGGCGGACCCGGTGGGTGTGCGCCGCCGCCATCCGGGAGCAATCGGCAGGTTGGTCGAGGGCTTGATGATGGGTGGTTTCGCCATGCAGGCGGCCAGGTCAAGCCGGGTTGCCTCGGGCGCGGAACATATGTTCAGCCACATGTGGGACATGCAGCACCACACCCACGATGGCCATGTCCCCTCCCACGGGTTTAAGGTCGGGATAGGCACACTTGCCACGACGGCGCTGTATGAACGCCTGCTGGTGAAGGAGTTGGAGAAACTGGACGTAGCGCAGTGCTGTGCGGCGTGGCCGGATGAGGAAGCGTGGGTTGCACGCGCCCGAGATCTGCTGGGCGGAGGTGCCGTGGCCGAGTTGGGCGAGCGCGAGATGCGCGCCAAGTATTGCAGTGCAGCGCAACTGGGCGAGCAGTTGCGGCTGCTGAAGGCAGCCTGGCACAAGCTGCGTGAGCGACTTGGAGCCCAACTGCTGCCGCTTGCTACCCTGCGCCAAATGCTGCAGGACGTCGGGGCTCCAACTGAACCTGAACAGATCGGCATCACTCGGGAACGCTTGCGGCAGACCTACTGGCAGGCGTCCTGCATTCGGCGCCGCTATACAGTTCTCGACCTGGCCGTCCGTACGAGGCTCCTGGACACCTGCCTGGATGAGATTTTCGGCCCGGCAGGTCTGTGGCCGACTTCGGCTTCTGCGCGCACCTCAACCAAAGGCGAGTCATAA
- a CDS encoding inositol monophosphatase family protein, translating to MNLQQAQSTAIRAAKAVGATLRRELNSIKRTQAVTQHDIKLELDVQSQKLIEKTLSRAFPQVALLGEEGDTGRADAKYRWVVDPIDGTVNFTYGIPHACVSIALQQRATSPGAASYEDGYQTLLGVVYEPFCDELWTAIRSQAARLNGRTIQVSRRPKLAEAVVSLGFTKSRESLDAMLPYFNRLVHRVRKIRMMGSAALGLTYVACGRFDAYLECEISLWDIAAGGLIIESAGGEFWHRPIPGRHKYYVIASNGLLRRSLRVPR from the coding sequence ATGAACCTGCAACAAGCACAGAGCACAGCCATTCGGGCAGCCAAAGCCGTCGGCGCGACCCTGCGTCGCGAATTGAACTCGATAAAACGTACCCAGGCGGTCACGCAACACGACATCAAGCTGGAACTGGACGTGCAGAGCCAGAAGCTGATCGAGAAGACCCTTAGCCGGGCCTTTCCTCAGGTCGCGCTGCTTGGCGAGGAGGGCGATACCGGGCGGGCTGACGCCAAGTACCGCTGGGTAGTCGACCCGATTGATGGCACGGTCAATTTCACCTACGGGATCCCGCACGCATGCGTGTCCATAGCGCTCCAACAGCGCGCCACGTCCCCCGGAGCCGCCTCCTACGAGGACGGCTACCAAACCCTGCTCGGGGTGGTTTACGAACCCTTTTGCGATGAGCTGTGGACCGCGATACGCAGCCAGGCCGCGCGGCTCAACGGCAGGACCATCCAAGTCAGCCGACGCCCGAAGCTGGCCGAGGCGGTTGTGTCCCTCGGATTCACCAAGTCGCGTGAAAGCCTCGACGCCATGTTGCCGTATTTCAACAGACTGGTCCACCGAGTGCGGAAGATTCGCATGATGGGTTCCGCGGCGCTGGGACTGACTTACGTGGCGTGCGGCCGGTTCGACGCCTACCTCGAATGCGAGATCAGCCTGTGGGACATCGCGGCGGGCGGGCTCATCATCGAGTCGGCCGGCGGCGAGTTTTGGCACCGGCCCATTCCCGGCAGGCACAAGTATTACGTAATTGCCAGCAACGGGCTGCTACGCCGAAGCCTGCGGGTCCCGCGCTGA
- a CDS encoding Ig-like domain-containing protein, giving the protein MNTTTTNSKAGIQGHNPGDAAARHGRSADFQSALTSRRPKAFSCACEQAKPAGSRRACLAAHGRALVLVALSGLVCARLSSAQADNGVAAANISVVQHDLENTTNSVTVTTTLSLNGFNVRDGSSLGDYNVQIGSGSSDDVDTGVLLTSVAENGRDNLHWNYPGTNFCTSAMAYSRSGANAGAYWIPSFNAPTGAEYNINVSAAFFSYSNWLGGFARNSGDTNGGANNLFTGSPGLVLGTHFVDNGSGVSTVDLTSLGIDSRTNGVLLVTYGDNEDNYATSQVNNDGTWTVYVKDSGANGSVNEQDPVAFVFIPETNLTVISGRFQGDGTILMPGGATPLFTVTNTSTGTWRLTIPGHSPAGGVLILSAEGGLSQNQDNIVSYQPDGDGWIIQSRDLPGSPPSLQTPTTQPVASFVFIPATGSAALIAPPENAQDMGGSVTLSVAVSNVAPGDLSLTFYGHEAPTPYPGPDFCMVVMPDTQNYTAQNNGGTKAMMIAQTEWAVSNRLSRNVAYVTQLGDISNNGDSPSYISQWYNATNAMYRLENPVRTQLKDGVAYGVAVGNHEQSPNGDATSGTTSNYNRYFGVSHFTGYGYYAGHYGTNNNNHFDFFSVSGLDFVVLYFEYDTSPPAEVLAWANDVLRTNAHRRAIAVTHYMGTAATPSSFSTQGKAIYNALKTNANLFLLLGGHVCGSTGEGEGSRTDTYNGNTIRTLISDYQCRTNGGNGIMRIMEFSPSNNVVTVQTYSPWTDEYETDEDSEFFFTYNMQTGGGGSDGTPCVALATNTGVGPGSVTSITWSGLRHNTSYEWYVVVTDASGNTTKGPAWHFTTGPNSAPVANNQLVTVPGDAPASWSLYTSDPNDDLLTLIMDTQPVNGVVLGFNPTNRLLTYLPARGFRGLERFNYHVSDGELNSKAATMSINVASPADTDANGLPDAWEAYYGVSDAAADDDGDGQNNLQEYRANTNPTNATSALRILSFSELPGGQSSCSWSTVGGTRYRVQFANSDAYGALPAAFTDITRAFTNEIDASPWGTASTQSFTDDFTLTGGPPTNGARYYRIRIFP; this is encoded by the coding sequence ATGAACACTACGACAACAAACAGCAAAGCTGGAATCCAAGGCCATAATCCCGGGGATGCTGCTGCCCGGCACGGCCGGAGCGCCGACTTCCAGTCGGCTTTAACTAGCCGGAGGCCCAAGGCTTTCTCTTGTGCCTGCGAGCAGGCTAAGCCGGCTGGAAGCCGGCGTGCCTGTCTGGCCGCACATGGGCGGGCGCTGGTTCTGGTGGCGCTAAGCGGTCTCGTTTGCGCAAGATTGTCCTCGGCCCAGGCCGATAATGGAGTGGCGGCGGCCAATATCTCAGTCGTACAGCACGATCTGGAGAACACCACCAATTCCGTGACAGTAACCACTACGCTCTCGCTAAACGGTTTCAACGTGCGGGACGGTTCCAGCCTCGGCGATTACAATGTGCAGATCGGTTCCGGCAGCAGCGACGACGTTGACACCGGTGTGCTGTTGACGTCGGTGGCCGAGAACGGCCGGGATAACCTGCATTGGAACTACCCGGGGACTAATTTCTGCACGAGTGCGATGGCTTACTCGCGCAGCGGCGCCAATGCGGGCGCGTACTGGATTCCCTCGTTCAATGCGCCGACCGGGGCCGAGTACAACATCAACGTGTCGGCCGCGTTCTTTTCTTACAGCAATTGGCTCGGGGGGTTCGCTCGCAACTCAGGTGATACGAATGGCGGCGCCAACAATCTTTTCACAGGCTCGCCCGGCTTGGTTCTTGGCACTCATTTCGTGGATAATGGTAGCGGCGTCTCCACGGTGGACCTTACTAGTCTGGGCATTGATTCCCGGACAAACGGGGTGCTGCTGGTCACTTACGGGGACAACGAAGACAACTATGCGACGTCGCAGGTGAACAACGACGGCACCTGGACGGTGTATGTGAAAGACAGCGGGGCCAACGGTTCTGTCAACGAACAAGACCCCGTGGCATTTGTGTTTATTCCCGAGACCAATTTGACCGTTATTTCCGGGAGGTTCCAAGGGGACGGAACCATCCTGATGCCCGGCGGCGCGACCCCTCTCTTCACCGTCACCAACACCAGCACAGGCACCTGGCGTTTGACCATACCCGGCCATTCCCCCGCCGGCGGTGTGCTGATCCTCTCGGCCGAAGGCGGCCTCAGCCAAAACCAGGACAACATAGTCAGTTACCAGCCCGACGGCGACGGCTGGATAATCCAGTCACGTGACTTGCCTGGGAGTCCCCCCAGCCTCCAGACCCCCACTACCCAACCCGTGGCCTCCTTCGTCTTCATCCCCGCCACGGGCAGCGCCGCCCTGATCGCTCCCCCGGAAAACGCGCAGGATATGGGAGGCAGCGTCACCTTGAGTGTCGCCGTTTCCAATGTCGCGCCGGGCGATCTCTCCCTGACCTTCTACGGACACGAAGCCCCCACGCCCTATCCCGGCCCGGACTTTTGCATGGTGGTGATGCCGGATACCCAGAATTATACGGCGCAGAATAACGGCGGGACCAAGGCCATGATGATTGCCCAGACCGAATGGGCTGTTTCCAACCGGCTGTCGCGGAATGTCGCCTATGTGACCCAGCTCGGGGACATTTCAAACAACGGGGACAGTCCGTCTTACATCTCACAATGGTATAACGCGACCAACGCAATGTACCGCCTGGAGAATCCTGTGCGGACCCAGCTTAAGGATGGCGTGGCCTATGGGGTGGCGGTAGGCAACCACGAACAGAGCCCGAATGGGGATGCCACCAGCGGGACGACCAGCAACTACAACCGATACTTCGGGGTGTCGCATTTCACGGGATACGGGTATTACGCGGGCCATTACGGGACAAACAACAATAATCACTTTGATTTCTTCAGCGTCAGCGGGCTGGATTTTGTGGTGCTGTATTTCGAGTACGACACGTCGCCGCCGGCGGAAGTCCTGGCGTGGGCCAACGACGTGCTGCGCACCAACGCCCACCGGAGAGCCATCGCGGTGACGCATTACATGGGCACCGCTGCTACGCCCAGCAGTTTCAGCACCCAGGGCAAGGCCATCTACAATGCCCTCAAGACTAATGCCAACCTGTTCCTGCTGCTCGGCGGCCACGTCTGCGGCAGCACCGGCGAAGGCGAAGGCTCGCGCACGGACACCTACAATGGCAATACCATCCGCACGCTCATCTCGGATTACCAGTGCCGCACCAATGGTGGCAACGGCATCATGCGGATTATGGAGTTTTCGCCCAGCAACAACGTGGTGACCGTGCAGACCTACTCGCCCTGGACCGATGAATACGAGACGGATGAGGACAGCGAGTTCTTCTTCACCTACAACATGCAGACCGGTGGCGGAGGCTCGGACGGAACCCCTTGCGTCGCCTTGGCCACCAACACAGGGGTCGGCCCGGGCAGTGTTACGAGCATCACTTGGTCCGGCCTGCGGCATAATACGAGCTACGAATGGTACGTCGTAGTCACTGATGCCTCGGGCAACACCACCAAGGGACCAGCCTGGCACTTCACCACCGGCCCCAACAGCGCGCCGGTGGCCAACAACCAGCTCGTAACCGTGCCGGGCGATGCTCCCGCCAGTTGGAGCCTCTACACCAGCGATCCCAACGACGATCTTCTCACATTGATAATGGATACGCAGCCGGTCAATGGGGTGGTCCTGGGTTTCAACCCTACTAACCGCCTGCTGACTTACCTGCCGGCGCGCGGTTTCCGCGGGTTAGAGCGATTCAACTACCATGTAAGTGATGGCGAACTGAACAGCAAGGCTGCTACCATGAGCATAAATGTCGCATCCCCCGCCGACACTGATGCCAACGGCTTGCCCGACGCCTGGGAAGCCTACTATGGCGTCAGCGACGCGGCTGCAGACGACGACGGCGACGGCCAAAACAACCTGCAGGAATACCGGGCCAACACCAACCCCACAAATGCCACCTCGGCCCTCCGCATCCTCAGCTTTTCCGAACTGCCCGGTGGTCAGTCTTCCTGTTCGTGGTCCACCGTGGGCGGCACGCGCTACCGGGTGCAATTTGCCAATAGCGATGCTTACGGGGCCTTGCCGGCTGCATTCACCGACATTACGCGCGCTTTCACCAATGAAATAGATGCCAGCCCCTGGGGGACAGCCTCGACGCAGTCGTTCACTGACGATTTCACCCTGACTGGCGGGCCGCCTACCAACGGCGCTCGCTATTACCGCATAAGGATCTTTCCCTGA